A genomic region of Sideroxydans sp. CL21 contains the following coding sequences:
- the ligA gene encoding NAD-dependent DNA ligase LigA, with translation MTAAQRIAQLRTELEQHNHAYYVLDAPTIPDAEYDKLFRELQELEARHPELLTPDSPTQRVGGKVLDGFAAVRHAVPMLSIRTETDTESSGATNFDTRVRNALGTSGEIEYACELKFDGLAINLRYERGVLVQAATRGDGETGEDVTQNVRTIHCIPLHLKNCIAEVLEVRGEVYMSRRDFERYNEKQRSQGLATLVNPRNGAAGSIRQLDPALAAKRPLSFYAYGLGEVQGWNLPPTHSGILDALVQFGLPVCEDRQVVHGAEMLAAFHRSVAFRRDELPFDIDGVVYKVNSLALQKKLGFVSREPRWAVAHKFPAEEQLTIVRDIEVQVGRTGKLTPVAKLEPVFVGGTTVSNATLHNEGEIRRKDVHIGDTVIVRRAGDVIPEVVGVLLERRPADARPFVMPATCPVCGSHVVREEGEADARCTGGLFCAAQRKQAILHFAGRRAMDIEGLGDKLVDQLVDENIIHSLSDLYDKKVLNSRSLAALDRMAEKSAQNIVDALEKSKSTTLHRFLFALGIRHVGETTAKDLARHFGKLDAIMQASAEQLLTVHDVGPVVAQSIVAFFGEVHNREVVQQLRTLGVHWEEHEGASNETLPLSGKTFVLTGTLVTMSRDEAKSRLEALGAKVAGSVSKKTDCVVAGEEAGSKLIRAQELNVSIWNEAELIQQLKECEKT, from the coding sequence ATGACGGCAGCACAACGTATTGCGCAGCTTCGAACAGAGCTCGAACAGCACAATCATGCCTACTATGTGCTGGATGCACCGACCATCCCCGATGCGGAATACGACAAGTTATTCCGGGAGCTGCAAGAACTTGAAGCACGGCACCCCGAACTGCTGACTCCGGATTCCCCCACGCAGAGAGTTGGAGGCAAAGTGCTGGACGGCTTCGCAGCCGTGCGCCATGCCGTGCCGATGCTCTCTATTCGAACGGAGACGGATACAGAGTCCAGCGGTGCGACCAACTTTGACACCCGTGTACGCAACGCATTGGGGACGTCGGGCGAAATCGAATACGCATGCGAACTCAAGTTCGACGGCCTTGCCATCAACCTTCGCTACGAACGCGGTGTACTGGTACAAGCCGCCACGCGCGGCGACGGAGAAACGGGGGAAGATGTGACGCAGAATGTGCGTACTATCCATTGCATCCCCTTGCACCTCAAGAATTGCATAGCCGAGGTGCTGGAGGTACGCGGCGAGGTATATATGTCGCGCAGAGATTTCGAGCGCTACAACGAAAAGCAGCGTTCACAGGGTTTGGCGACCCTGGTTAATCCGCGTAACGGTGCGGCAGGCAGCATCCGTCAGCTCGATCCTGCGCTGGCGGCGAAGCGTCCGTTGTCGTTCTACGCTTACGGATTGGGTGAAGTTCAAGGCTGGAATCTGCCTCCCACGCATAGCGGCATACTCGATGCCCTGGTGCAATTTGGTTTGCCCGTATGTGAAGACCGCCAAGTGGTACATGGCGCGGAGATGCTGGCGGCCTTTCATCGTAGTGTCGCTTTTAGGCGCGATGAGCTGCCGTTCGATATAGATGGCGTGGTATATAAGGTCAACAGTCTTGCTCTGCAAAAGAAACTGGGCTTCGTTTCGCGCGAGCCGCGCTGGGCAGTGGCGCACAAATTTCCGGCGGAAGAGCAGCTCACTATTGTGCGCGACATCGAGGTGCAAGTCGGACGTACCGGCAAGCTCACCCCGGTCGCCAAGCTGGAGCCGGTGTTCGTTGGCGGTACCACAGTGAGCAATGCCACACTGCACAACGAAGGCGAGATCCGCCGCAAGGACGTACACATCGGCGATACCGTGATCGTGCGCCGTGCCGGCGACGTGATCCCGGAAGTGGTGGGCGTGCTGCTTGAGCGCAGGCCTGCGGATGCAAGACCCTTCGTCATGCCGGCCACTTGCCCTGTATGCGGCAGCCACGTGGTGCGCGAAGAAGGTGAGGCGGATGCGCGCTGCACGGGCGGCCTGTTCTGCGCTGCCCAGCGCAAGCAGGCCATCCTGCATTTTGCGGGGCGGCGCGCGATGGACATCGAGGGGCTGGGCGACAAGCTGGTGGACCAACTGGTGGACGAGAATATCATCCACTCGCTGTCGGACTTGTATGACAAGAAAGTGCTGAATTCGCGGTCGCTGGCTGCGCTGGACCGCATGGCGGAAAAAAGCGCGCAGAATATCGTCGATGCGCTGGAAAAAAGCAAATCCACCACCCTCCATCGCTTCCTGTTCGCGCTGGGCATACGGCATGTGGGCGAGACGACAGCCAAGGATTTGGCCCGGCACTTCGGCAAGCTGGATGCCATCATGCAAGCCAGTGCGGAGCAACTTCTCACCGTGCATGACGTGGGGCCGGTGGTGGCGCAAAGCATCGTTGCCTTCTTCGGGGAGGTGCATAACCGCGAAGTGGTGCAGCAATTGCGTACATTGGGTGTGCATTGGGAAGAACATGAAGGTGCAAGTAACGAGACCTTGCCTTTGTCCGGCAAGACCTTCGTGCTCACCGGAACGCTGGTCACCATGAGCCGAGATGAGGCAAAATCACGTCTTGAAGCGCTGGGTGCAAAAGTGGCGGGTTCTGTATCGAAGAAGACCGACTGCGTAGTGGCCGGCGAAGAGGCAGGCAGCAAACTGATTAGAGCGCAGGAATTGAACGTGTCCATTTGGAACGAAGCGGAATTAATTCAACAATTGAAAGAGTGCGAAAAGACATGA